Genomic segment of Panicum virgatum strain AP13 chromosome 9N, P.virgatum_v5, whole genome shotgun sequence:
GCCAAGCTTTTTGCTGAAGGGGCACCTGTAGCTGATGCCACTGATTATCGTGCCCTTGCTGGGGCTCTACAGTATCTTACCTTCACTCGCCCAGATATATCTTATGTTGTCCAACAGATATGTCTTTATATGCATGATCCTATAGAATCTCATTTGGCCTTGATCAAGCATGTTCTCCACTACATCAAGGGAACCATGGATTACGGCTTGCGGATCCTTCGCTCATCTACTCATAATTTGGTTGCCTACTCGGATGCCGACTGGGCTGGATGTCCGGATACTCAATGCTCCACCTCTGGTTATGCTGTCTTCTTGGGTGATAGTTTGGTCTTCTAGTCTTCAAAGCGCCAGCATACGGTGTCTCGCTCCAGTGCAGAGGCCGAGTATCGAGCCATCGCTAATGTTGTGGCCGAAGTCTCATGGCTTCGTCAGTTACTCCAAGAGCTTCATTTTTGTCCTCGGCGTTCCACTGTGGTTTTTTGTGATAACATTAGCACCGTTTATCTCTCAACCAATCCGGTGCAACATCAGCGCACCAAGCATGTTGAGATTGACTTGCACTTTGTTCGGGACAAAGTGGCTACATGAGAAATTTGAGTCCTTCATGTGCCGTCCACCTCCCAATATGCGGATGTGTTCACCAAGGGTCTTCCTACCTCTATATTTAGTGAATTTCGCTCCAGTTTGAATATCTCTCGTCAAGCTGACATCGATGTTCCAACTATGGGGGGGATAGCATATCAAGGGTCTTAGTATCTCAAGAGTCATCATGTAATCTCTATATAAACTCATTCGTGGTTAATGGAAAGTTGAGTTGAGTCTTTATTCCTCCAATATGGTATTCTTGGACACTGCATAGAATCTAGTGGTGTGGTGGATCTTAGTTGCTAGCTCTCCCTTATGGTTGTGCTTGAACCCAAACAAGGTGACATGGAGCACGGCTTCGCGAGCTTTGTTCACAGCACGTAGCACATTCTCAACGAGGCAAAACCTGTTGTCGCCCATGTAGGTGAGGGTGGCGCTCAGGTACCGGCTGCCAGGAAACTTCTCCTCTCGTCACGGTGGCGGatatagatggccaaatgggcTGGGTCACATGGGACGCACTAGACACGACATGAAAAAAACCCTACCCtaacccagcccagcccacgaCCTATAGGGTCAGCGTCGACTCAACACGATGCATAGGGTAGTGTCTGGGCCTGAATTCCGACCCATAGTGCTGACCCTGACCCGACACGACTAATGGGCTTGACCCTATGCAACCCGACTAATTTTGGGCCCACTAGCCGTTGCACCGGTGGCCCGTGGCCCACTAGCCGTTGGGCACCCCTAGCAGCCCAACGCCCCGGGTATATTACCcgttgtagggtcgagatggcggactagaggggggtgaatagtcctgtCTAAAGCTTAAAATAttgccggctaaccgaaacgaGTGCGGAATTAAACTAATcgatctagccaagactacacccctctatCTATAATTTTCACCTTATAAAAAGATCCTAATTGAGCAACTAAGGTGCTGGGCTCGGTAGAGCTCACCTACACAATTCTAGTTTGCAAGGTCACACAAGCTATGCAACTAGTACTCAAACAAGCGGGGAgcacctacacatactagtatgcaAAGTTCACAAAAACTAACACAACTAGTAGTTCTCAAAAGCAAGGCTACACAAGCCAAACTAGAGAGCTCAAAATTACTTAGCTACACAAACTAAGCACGACAATTAATTGATCAACACAAGCTAATTAGCTACACTATGATTTTACTTCtatgctacacaagcaagaagatgattagcaagctacacaagctaactaatcactagagcaaCTACATAAGCACAAGATATGTATGAacgtaaatacaaggcttgtgatttggagaatgcaaaccaccgagaagagtagacaaagttgacacgatgatttttatcccgaggttcacttggttgccaccaagctagtccccattgagacaagctccaaggttgccgccgatcctcttgctagtggtgactctcaagtcacactctcaaatgtggagtgctcacaccaaGCTCTAGCACATGACCTGGCCGGACCACTTATTGTTCTtcgcgtctcgctcaactagagttgctcttcgcgactcccgcggggtgagcacaatacccctcacaatcgcttctccggagcaccgcacaatcttcttgcgggcttcacaacggagacacaccaccaagccgtctaggaggtggcaacctccaagagtaacaagcaccacCGGCTTGCAtctcgatcacctagtgccaatcccttgcaatctctcaaagcaacgCACTAGAAGCACTCTCACTTAACAAATATGATTAGCACTAGCCACAAGTGAGTTGGAgagctctcaagcactctcacacaaggaCACCAAGTTCCAAGGTGCTCAACCTCTCAAATGGCTGGTCACTACCTCTATTTATAGCGAGAGgcctcaaactagccgttacactcaaatcccgtgaaaatagaggtttcgcggactgtccgccccacaGGGactggacggtccgccatttcaAATCCAATGGCTATATTCTCAATAAATGTTTCTTGGAGTCGACCGTTACAGctcgggcggacggtccgcctcacAAATGGCGGATGGTCCGTAGTTCATTTGGACACCCCATAAAGAaagaccaagtttctgcgcctgTTTCAGGTTTTaaatgcggaccgtccgcccccaggggccggacggtccgcatttcattttggaccacaatccagagccaaaaacggttctatTCGAGCTCAAATGAgacaacggcggaccgtcctccCCCcagaagcggaccgtccgcaggtacaTTTCCAGCAGAAACGAATCTCGGTAAAACGctcataactcttagctctgatgtccaaattaggtgatcttagactctatggaaagcttattcagagggctacacaacgcaactgaatatttgatccaaaacaaaatagatcaaatcagtattccactccaagagccaacctaGTTACCAGAGAACACCAAaaagcctttcttgcttccccaagttgataaacatcaactccaactctttctcctttgcaaatgtacCAACAACACCAAGTGAACAATACCatatgcatgtgtgttagcattttcacaataattttgaaaggattttcacttgatctcaccacgccactcgatcctagcaacaccGTAATGTTAGATCcatcaagtggcactagataacggatatgcaaacaagtttgcccctcttgatagtacggccatctatcctaaatctggtcatgcacttctctacacaacctttgactggtgaaatgaaatgccctacaagtcatacctttgccttgcgcattccattttatCTTCCCAAattgttgatgccacacaagcaccaatttccatcaagccttttgatcatcatcatgagtcaacacttggcttgtgttgacggtgcttaagtgccattttcaaccgtcaactatactcaataatcatggaaaactacatgccttactcgcatatttgtatcactaatcttgctccacagttgtttttaagttttgtacatttcagatgagcaggagcggaataagatgaaaacacatagcagacgccatacaactacgcagaatatcgcatccggtgtcacacccttacaaagagagcccacatgtcagaggaaacggaGTCTCCATGtaagatgcactagaggataaggataagattcAACGAATCAACCACTCAGCAAAGGAACAGGCAGAGGGGCCGCCAGgtgggttcggccgaccccttgGGTCAGCCGAACCTAGCCTGGTTcctgtccaggtgcacttcgaggaggagtagctgccaaggcacctaatcaccttccatatgtgcgttggtgggaaaccgacctctagagctataaatagggcatCTCTCCACCCCCCCtcaacacacatacacacacttcACTTCTACcattccaagaaggctctcctttagcgagcaagtcgtcctcggggtcgttgagcaatcctcggctccagATATGGCCTTGTATCCgatttgtcagacttctattcataatatagagttatgccatggttgctttactaccctgatagtttatcaatccatgcttagttcgttcatgagttatgctaaggtcttggttaggccagatgatccgggtacggatagaggttcgatgtgctttcgggcttgctctagtgttttacttgtccatccgaagggtgggagacctgggggcactagagtagtgacttcatacacgagcgtggtgctcgggtacgcgggatccttcggatatgactgtgctccacggtgtgactggggtagacggcaggtggtgacagccctgtccgtccggtgtAACAACGGTGTtacgtttagcgtactccccgacattcgggttcggtgtaggagttcatgcaaagaggtaatgggactggatgtactccggtgcgggaccttctccccgctatcccaatTTCCTGGCACTTGTAGTCCTAACCATATCCTAACATAACCCCGGCTTTGGATAGAAgaactaggacacctaacctagcctaagctccggCTGACTTAACGTAGAGTAGAGTAGTTCCTTTCTTTGgttgtttctctcttttattccttcctcttgtaGTGTGGATGTGTGATGTGTCGCATTActcttgcttattctttacttggacttacccctattagagcattgcctattacttgaggcacaatgtcatggttaatgttaagtacaatacctttgccactgccgtcctttgggacacaaataaatgatgatacccttactctccgcgtaaaatgctacaacggtatatccgtgtgcttgcagatcattctgtaatcgtattgattataccatgagagtggcaccccttgggtgcagttgctaggatgggttcggcgccctcatttctagtgattgcaccaAGGACCGCCAACAAgaatttctggcgctgttgccagggactaaccattcctagtgattgcgctaagaaatgccaataaGCATTTCTGGTGCTATTGTCAGGGACTAACCATTCCTAGCGATtgtgctaagaaatgccaacaagcatttctggcgccgttgccggggactaaccattcctagtgattgcgctaagaaatgccaacaagcatttctagcgccgttgccagggacggcaagtgaacaaagatattgtacTAATGTTAATCTTGGCTTTGAACTTAGGATATAGTCATtgctctttcaggctaatgtcactatATGTCTTCttaatttttgatttgaaaagaagataggggtagtgtatgaccggtttctccctgccgaaaaactacacagacaatccagagaagctcgtgagaaggacATGACCTTGcatcgttcctcctctcgctatcctcccggcacaggaacccattcaggaagcaccacttgttcctgaggctatggctgaaaagactctccgcgagttctccgtcccctccaccgacaatgtggctactggccccaacatcaatgtcggggacATGAACTTCGAGCtaaaatcaagcctcatcaacatggtgcaggctagcccattctgtggcaagccaaacgaggatgcaaatgcacatttgcagaattttctggaacTCTGCGACACCGTTGTTATACGGGGTGTCGCTGCTAACAttgtcaagcttcgtctgtttcccttttccgTCCTAGGGAAGGcaaaacagtggttttataaggaaaaggacatcgacacctgggccaaatgctccaaggcgttcctcgcaaagTTCTTCCCactgggcaaaaccaatgccctgcGTGGGAAGatatcaagtttccagcagacagggatggaatccatcccagaagcttgggagaggctgcaggaatacatcctaGCCTATCCTCATCACGGCATGGGCGAGTGGCTCGTCCTGCAATGCTTCTACAATGGGATCACAatgacatctcgagccaatattgatgccgctgctggaggagcctctCTCAACCTGACCATAGCCAAAGCAAaagaattggtcgagaagatggtctccaattaGGGGTGGAGTGATGAACGACTCCAGTCCCGCACGaaaggcatgcataccgtcaaggagacggatatgattgccgcAAAACTGGACCTCCTCGTCtagaagatggaggaagggagccaACGACAGATTTAGGCTCCCGTCtacgccatgggttcgcacttcgCGTGCGAAGTCTGTGGCAATGATGGACACTCAGGGAATGACAGCCCCGAGACCCGTGAAGATTGCGcttacctcaacaacaacaacaacaacaacaacaatgggtACCGTtcaccacaaggaggccaggggtggaaccagccacgtccaccatTTCAGGGACGTAATAATTATAACTCTTCtttcaattcgaatttcaatccGAACCAACCCCTCTTGAGAGAACTTGtgcttggccaagttaaaattaATGAAAATATAAACAAAAAGCTCTTGGCCAATGATAAAACCCAGAAAAATCTGAAtgtcaagcttgaaactttgtcttcaacgCTTAAAAACCAATCaagtttcaataaaatgatagaaacccaacttgcacaaattgctgctgCTTTACCTGTTGCTGAGaacgggaagatcccggggcaacccgagccTCCCGTAGAAAGTCAACATGGTGCTCTCTGGATGGGGCAACTCGTCCCGGATGCCACCACGAACTAATCGTGGAGGTAGGTACAATTCCCCAAGGAACGACTCTTGGGATGGCCTTGTGGCGGcagtgcaagaggatccaggggtccccatgatcagttgCTCAATCTACAACAAATACTACGAGCACGCACTTTGtgatctgggggcaagcgtgaacataatgcccaaggtaatttTCAAAGAACTTCAATacc
This window contains:
- the LOC120688898 gene encoding uncharacterized mitochondrial protein AtMg00810-like, giving the protein MFLSQHLYTLELLERAGMTDCKPCSTPIDTNAKLFAEGAPVADATDYRALAGALQYLTFTRPDISYVVQQICLYMHDPIESHLALIKHVLHYIKGTMDYGLRILRSSTHNLVAYSDADWAGCPDTQCSTSGYAVFLGDSLVF